One genomic window of Candidatus Pseudobacter hemicellulosilyticus includes the following:
- a CDS encoding RHS repeat protein, with protein MKYFPYQAVVSYFRNKGTGSLLFCLIVLQFHPTGTVTAQTSNAVRYQVFAPNTYELGKYGDVPVDMATGVPQIRVPLVSFSDRDLNLDISLSYHASGIKVDQEATWVGLGWALIAGGMITRELRGKADDYDPATSSFASRTDIPDYTGLNATDLDNYINQVENKLSIAADNGTDNGADIFYYNFNGRAGRFFLDNDARPVFSKYEDLKVEFLLKPGVNPNREYFVITDERGVKYEFSDIELTDPVLSGVERFDYISAWYLSRITSPSGAEITIEYVRGGLCSYNFQRRCYDQVYFAVNPNTSEQVLPDETRTNCINYDARIYGIVPKKITSSSGNYVEFITAASRRLDSDPTLPELNNQLDFVVLRNSAGEQLKRKKLSYSYFEANDNRKFPGTGSSDGRNYLNYRLRLDAVQEVSVSGQLQNPYRFEYYGDNDPLTSDAYTLPYRLSPSQDHWGYYNNSFNTVMFPDNAVNKPYNRDEAFEYVAGQFGGTTVNFGYSISTASTREPDEEALKAGLLNKLIFPTGGYTLFDFEGHNLSAPGFPFYPLTGGVRIRKIESLPATGATPVVKNYTYESTSIVDYNKCLSLPNPYYSIFWRTTDYELMMAAGVPADLAMQQQFVGKAEASPQLMLGSGMHPVYQTIVESSPGNGRTVYEYESTSEDNEEYAHNGGVQIPRLFYTAHLLIRNIVVGSRHLTLPSYPCIFPWPSFLNNDWRRGQLKTKSVWSAGNSLVSEESIEYDIRSLKAIPNYRVIQVDNQRYFYNRFYTIGGYVKPVNQVTKTFDGNGNFVRTEKRLKYTSVSHKQLTESRDLSSAGDTIVTRYYYPPEYGNALVQLNDKHILLPVDVRRYKEGKLIGGEQVKHGVNGLPQDIYRAEPTGAGADIPFNALAPYTFFPQFSNVYNADNSLRSQNLAYGSSTVFIWSYKGQQPVARIQHASYEEVKAALDDASETFINALRGKAEPTTADMSRLNSLRSHAALKKAAITTYTFKPLVGMKSETDPAGRTTYYEYDEFGRLVVVKDDAGKVLKAICYNYAGEPVNCN; from the coding sequence ATGAAATATTTCCCTTACCAGGCAGTAGTGTCCTATTTCCGTAACAAAGGAACAGGCAGCCTCCTGTTCTGCCTTATCGTATTGCAGTTCCATCCCACGGGAACAGTCACTGCGCAAACCTCCAACGCTGTCCGCTACCAGGTCTTTGCCCCCAATACCTATGAACTGGGCAAATACGGAGATGTGCCGGTAGACATGGCCACAGGCGTTCCCCAGATCAGGGTTCCCCTGGTATCCTTTTCAGACAGGGACCTGAACCTGGATATATCCCTTTCTTACCATGCTTCCGGTATCAAGGTTGACCAGGAGGCCACCTGGGTTGGGTTAGGCTGGGCGTTAATTGCCGGCGGGATGATCACCCGGGAGCTGCGGGGAAAGGCAGATGATTATGATCCGGCTACCAGCAGTTTTGCCAGTCGCACAGATATCCCCGATTATACCGGCCTGAATGCTACAGACCTCGATAATTATATCAACCAGGTAGAAAACAAGCTGTCAATAGCTGCCGATAACGGAACGGATAATGGCGCTGATATTTTCTATTACAATTTCAACGGCCGTGCGGGAAGATTTTTCCTGGATAATGACGCCAGACCGGTATTCAGTAAATATGAAGACCTGAAAGTTGAGTTCTTACTAAAGCCGGGCGTTAATCCTAACAGGGAATATTTTGTTATCACGGATGAGCGTGGCGTAAAATATGAGTTCAGCGATATTGAGCTGACGGATCCTGTTCTATCAGGAGTGGAGCGGTTTGATTATATCAGCGCCTGGTATCTTTCCCGGATCACCAGCCCGTCTGGCGCTGAGATCACCATTGAATATGTCAGGGGTGGATTGTGCTCCTATAATTTTCAGCGAAGATGTTACGACCAGGTATACTTTGCCGTTAACCCAAATACCTCCGAGCAAGTCCTGCCTGATGAAACCAGGACCAACTGTATCAACTACGATGCCCGTATCTATGGCATTGTTCCTAAAAAAATAACCAGCTCTTCGGGCAACTATGTAGAATTTATCACGGCTGCCAGCCGGAGGCTGGACAGTGATCCTACACTGCCGGAGCTGAATAATCAGCTGGATTTTGTTGTACTGCGCAACAGTGCGGGCGAACAGTTAAAAAGGAAAAAGCTTAGTTATAGTTATTTTGAGGCCAATGACAACCGGAAGTTTCCGGGAACGGGCAGTAGTGACGGTCGTAATTATCTCAATTACCGGCTGCGGCTGGATGCCGTCCAGGAAGTATCTGTTTCGGGACAGCTTCAAAACCCCTACCGCTTCGAATACTATGGTGATAACGATCCCCTGACAAGCGATGCCTATACCTTGCCCTACCGGCTGTCGCCCAGCCAGGACCATTGGGGGTATTACAATAATAGTTTCAATACCGTCATGTTTCCTGACAATGCTGTCAATAAACCTTATAACCGGGATGAAGCGTTTGAGTATGTAGCAGGCCAGTTTGGGGGGACAACGGTGAATTTCGGGTATTCCATATCAACGGCCAGTACCCGCGAGCCTGACGAAGAAGCGCTGAAGGCAGGTCTGTTGAATAAGCTCATTTTCCCTACAGGCGGTTATACGCTGTTTGATTTTGAAGGGCATAATCTGTCTGCTCCGGGTTTCCCTTTTTATCCCCTGACCGGTGGCGTACGGATCAGGAAGATTGAGTCCCTGCCTGCAACGGGCGCCACTCCGGTAGTGAAGAATTATACTTATGAAAGCACCAGCATAGTAGATTACAACAAATGTCTCTCGCTTCCCAATCCCTATTATTCCATATTCTGGCGCACCACGGATTATGAGCTGATGATGGCTGCCGGTGTGCCCGCCGATCTGGCCATGCAACAACAGTTTGTTGGCAAGGCGGAGGCTTCTCCTCAGCTGATGCTGGGTTCGGGCATGCATCCTGTTTACCAGACCATTGTTGAATCTTCGCCGGGCAATGGAAGAACGGTATATGAGTATGAGTCAACATCAGAGGACAATGAAGAATACGCGCATAATGGCGGGGTGCAGATCCCCCGGCTATTTTATACAGCGCACCTGCTGATCAGGAATATTGTCGTCGGCAGCAGGCATTTAACACTGCCCAGCTATCCCTGCATCTTCCCCTGGCCCAGTTTTCTCAATAACGACTGGCGCAGGGGCCAGTTGAAAACAAAATCAGTCTGGTCTGCCGGCAATTCCCTGGTCTCTGAGGAATCGATTGAATATGATATCCGGTCATTAAAGGCTATTCCCAATTACAGGGTGATCCAGGTGGATAACCAGCGTTATTTTTATAACCGTTTTTACACAATAGGCGGCTACGTAAAGCCCGTTAACCAGGTAACGAAGACCTTTGATGGTAATGGTAATTTTGTCCGTACTGAAAAAAGGCTGAAATATACTTCGGTCAGTCATAAGCAGCTCACCGAAAGCAGGGACCTAAGCAGTGCAGGCGATACCATTGTAACGAGGTATTATTATCCTCCGGAATATGGCAACGCCCTGGTCCAGCTGAATGATAAACATATCCTCCTGCCGGTAGATGTACGCCGGTACAAGGAAGGTAAATTGATTGGCGGCGAACAGGTAAAACATGGCGTCAATGGATTACCCCAGGATATTTACCGGGCCGAGCCTACAGGGGCAGGCGCCGATATTCCCTTTAATGCCCTGGCGCCCTATACTTTTTTTCCGCAATTCTCCAATGTCTATAATGCGGATAACAGCCTGCGCAGCCAGAACCTGGCTTATGGTTCATCCACTGTTTTTATCTGGAGCTATAAAGGCCAGCAACCGGTAGCAAGGATCCAGCATGCCAGCTATGAGGAAGTGAAGGCGGCACTGGATGATGCGTCGGAGACCTTTATCAATGCGCTACGGGGAAAGGCGGAACCTACCACGGCCGATATGAGCAGGTTGAACAGCCTGAGAAGCCACGCTGCGCTGAAAAAGGCTGCTATTACCACTTATACCTTTAAACCACTGGTGGGCATGAAATCGGAGACGGATCCTGCCGGCAGGACCACCTACTATGAGTATGATGAATTTGGACGCCTGGTTGTGGTGAAAGATGATGCGGGCAAAGTATTAAAAGCGATCTGTTACAATTATGCCGGTGAACCTGTAAACTGTAATTAA
- a CDS encoding peptidylprolyl isomerase yields MTRSQKIVLPALLIAALACSQWLPAQTKPGSSQPARTGQPARPAAAAKTPAAKMTMAQLKTAIEKSGNSPLYVKDVLKKKFSIDTITIFRTQHFAGLADSIAYHGAVGKVYGPFEKGKILVQVLDKAPNRFNHIAQLYLDTSLFRAHFADSLATSIMERVHAGKASFKDMVRTYSSGGETAEGGDMGWMAKGSMIPAIEKELSFRKKGELFKVWTPNGVHIIQKLDDAKEDHGYALLMRIFL; encoded by the coding sequence TTGACAAGATCCCAAAAAATAGTACTGCCGGCCCTGCTTATCGCGGCCCTGGCCTGCAGCCAGTGGCTTCCGGCACAGACAAAACCAGGCAGCAGCCAGCCCGCCAGGACCGGACAACCCGCCAGGCCTGCGGCAGCAGCAAAAACGCCGGCGGCCAAAATGACCATGGCCCAGCTGAAGACCGCCATCGAAAAGTCGGGCAACAGCCCTCTCTACGTAAAAGATGTGCTGAAGAAAAAGTTCAGCATTGATACCATCACCATTTTCCGGACACAGCATTTTGCCGGCCTGGCGGACAGCATCGCCTACCATGGCGCAGTGGGTAAAGTGTATGGCCCTTTTGAGAAAGGAAAGATCCTGGTGCAGGTGCTCGACAAGGCGCCCAACCGCTTTAATCATATTGCCCAGCTATACCTGGACACCAGCCTTTTCCGGGCGCATTTTGCCGATTCCCTGGCCACCAGCATCATGGAGCGGGTACATGCCGGCAAAGCCAGTTTTAAGGATATGGTACGAACCTATTCCTCCGGAGGTGAAACGGCCGAAGGCGGCGATATGGGCTGGATGGCCAAAGGCAGTATGATCCCGGCCATTGAGAAAGAACTGTCCTTCCGGAAGAAAGGCGAGCTGTTCAAGGTCTGGACGCCCAACGGCGTACATATCATACAGAAACTGGACGATGCAAAGGAAGACCACGGATATGCGCTCCTGATGCGGATCTTTTTATAA
- the aroQ gene encoding type II 3-dehydroquinate dehydratase — protein sequence MKIAIINGPNLNLLGKREKSIYGDQSFETYYQSLQQDFPEVSFTYYQSNVEGELINEVQRVGYEFDGIVLNPGGYTHTSVALGDAIASITTPVIEVHISNVHAREEFRKISHVSAKAAGSIIGLGLNGYKLAVRHLLEK from the coding sequence ATGAAAATAGCTATCATCAACGGGCCCAACCTGAACCTGCTGGGCAAGCGCGAGAAATCCATTTACGGCGATCAGTCGTTTGAGACCTACTACCAGTCCCTGCAACAGGATTTTCCGGAAGTCAGCTTTACCTATTACCAGAGTAATGTGGAAGGAGAGCTGATCAATGAAGTACAGCGGGTGGGTTATGAGTTTGATGGTATTGTCCTGAATCCCGGTGGTTATACCCACACTTCTGTGGCCCTGGGAGATGCTATAGCCTCCATCACCACCCCGGTGATTGAAGTGCATATCTCAAATGTGCATGCCCGTGAGGAGTTCCGTAAAATATCCCATGTATCGGCAAAAGCTGCCGGCAGTATCATTGGCCTGGGCCTGAACGGCTATAAGCTGGCTGTGCGCCACCTGCTGGAGAAATAA
- the carA gene encoding glutamine-hydrolyzing carbamoyl-phosphate synthase small subunit: MPTSSQKPAVLLLADGTVHFGNAFGKIGTTTGEICFNTGMTGYQEVFTDPSYYGQIVIMNNVHVGNYGVKEDEVESSSVKIRGMIGRNLEEQYSRKLANGSLDEYLQQNNIVCIEGVDTRALVTHVRQQGAMNCIISSEITDVEELKKQLAAVPGMDGLELASVVSTKEPYTLGDPNAEVKIAVLDYGTKQHILQCMVERGAYLKVFPAKTAVADLKAFSPNGYFISNGPGDPASMDYAINTVKEVLEENKPTFGICLGHQLLALANGISTFKMHHGHRGLNHPVKNLLTGKCEVTTQNHGFGVDPKSVAKATHVEITHVNLNDDSIEGIRLKDKPAFSVQYHPESTPGPHDSRYLFDDFIALIKQHKA, translated from the coding sequence ATGCCTACATCATCTCAAAAACCCGCCGTGCTCCTGTTGGCAGACGGCACCGTTCATTTTGGTAATGCATTTGGCAAGATCGGCACCACCACCGGCGAGATCTGTTTCAATACAGGTATGACCGGTTACCAGGAAGTGTTCACCGATCCCAGCTACTATGGTCAGATCGTCATCATGAACAATGTTCACGTTGGTAACTACGGCGTGAAGGAAGATGAAGTGGAATCCTCCAGTGTTAAGATCCGTGGTATGATTGGCCGGAACCTCGAAGAACAGTATTCGCGCAAGCTGGCCAATGGCTCGCTGGACGAATACCTGCAGCAGAACAATATTGTGTGTATTGAAGGGGTGGACACCCGCGCCCTGGTAACGCATGTGCGCCAGCAAGGGGCTATGAACTGCATCATCTCCTCCGAGATCACAGACGTGGAAGAACTGAAAAAACAACTGGCTGCCGTGCCCGGCATGGATGGCCTGGAACTGGCCAGCGTAGTGAGCACCAAAGAGCCCTATACCCTGGGCGATCCCAATGCCGAAGTGAAGATCGCCGTCCTGGACTATGGCACCAAACAACATATCCTCCAGTGTATGGTGGAGAGAGGGGCTTACCTGAAAGTATTCCCCGCTAAAACAGCTGTGGCTGACTTAAAAGCTTTCAGCCCCAATGGTTATTTCATCTCCAATGGCCCCGGCGATCCCGCCTCCATGGACTATGCCATTAACACCGTGAAAGAAGTGCTGGAAGAGAACAAACCTACTTTTGGTATCTGCCTGGGACACCAGCTGCTGGCACTGGCCAACGGTATCAGCACCTTTAAAATGCACCACGGTCACCGCGGCCTTAACCACCCGGTAAAGAACCTGCTGACCGGCAAATGTGAGGTGACCACCCAGAACCACGGTTTTGGCGTTGATCCCAAGTCAGTAGCCAAGGCTACCCATGTGGAGATCACCCACGTAAACCTCAATGACGATAGCATTGAAGGTATCCGCCTGAAGGACAAACCGGCCTTCTCCGTACAGTACCACCCGGAAAGCACGCCCGGCCCGCACGATAGCCGCTACCTGTTTGATGATTTCATTGCCCTGATCAAACAGCACAAGGCTTAA
- the rplQ gene encoding 50S ribosomal protein L17, whose protein sequence is MRHGDKINNLGRTASHRKALLSNMACQLLQHKRIVTTLAKAKALRTYIEPLITKGKENTTHQRRVVFSYLQDKEAVTELFSTIAEKIGGRPGGYTRVIKLGIRKGDNAETALIELVDFNEVYGKGKGETAEPAKKTRRSRAAGGAKKAKEDAPAAEAPAATEEKPAAE, encoded by the coding sequence ATGCGTCACGGAGACAAAATCAACAATTTAGGCAGGACCGCTTCCCACAGGAAAGCCCTGCTCAGCAACATGGCCTGTCAACTGCTCCAGCACAAACGTATCGTTACTACGCTGGCTAAAGCCAAGGCCCTGCGCACTTACATTGAGCCCCTGATCACCAAGGGTAAAGAAAACACCACTCACCAGCGCCGTGTAGTGTTCAGCTACCTGCAGGACAAGGAAGCCGTTACCGAACTGTTCAGCACCATCGCTGAAAAGATCGGCGGTCGCCCCGGTGGTTATACCCGCGTCATCAAGCTCGGTATCCGTAAAGGTGACAACGCTGAGACTGCCCTGATTGAGCTGGTTGACTTCAATGAAGTATACGGTAAAGGTAAAGGCGAAACTGCTGAACCCGCCAAGAAAACACGCCGCAGCCGTGCTGCCGGTGGTGCCAAAAAGGCCAAGGAAGATGCACCCGCTGCTGAAGCACCTGCCGCTACTGAAGAAAAACCCGCTGCCGAGTAA
- a CDS encoding DNA-directed RNA polymerase subunit alpha — protein MAILNFQKPDKIVLQKATEFEAQFEFRPLEPGFGVTIGNALRRVLLSSLEGYAIVGIRIEGVDHEFATIKGITEDVLEIILNLKQVRFKKKVEHDLGTEKITLSIKNKTELTAGMIGEATQSFDIMNPELLICTLDSSAKLDIELTISKGRGYVPAEENKVKDAPFGYIPTDSIFTPIKNVKYAIENTRVEQRTDYEKLLMDVATDGTIHPEEAVKQASRILIQHLMIITDENITFDNKEDKKEDVVDEQMLQLRKILKTPLEDLDLSVRAFNCLKAAKINSLSELVQYEQEDLMKFRNFGQKSLAEIEQVLAERGLHFGMDLSKLGLDKEEL, from the coding sequence ATGGCCATTTTAAATTTCCAGAAACCAGACAAAATCGTTCTGCAAAAAGCCACGGAATTTGAAGCTCAGTTTGAGTTTCGTCCGCTGGAACCCGGATTCGGCGTAACTATTGGTAACGCTCTGCGCAGGGTGCTGCTCAGCTCCCTCGAAGGCTACGCCATCGTTGGTATCCGTATTGAAGGAGTAGACCATGAGTTTGCTACCATCAAAGGCATTACCGAGGACGTACTGGAGATCATCCTGAACCTGAAACAGGTCCGCTTCAAAAAGAAAGTGGAACATGATCTGGGAACAGAAAAGATCACCCTCAGCATCAAAAACAAAACAGAACTGACAGCAGGTATGATCGGTGAAGCCACTCAAAGCTTCGACATCATGAACCCCGAGCTGCTGATCTGTACCCTGGACAGCTCCGCAAAACTGGATATTGAGCTGACCATCTCCAAAGGCCGTGGTTATGTACCTGCTGAGGAAAACAAGGTGAAAGATGCACCCTTCGGTTATATCCCTACCGACTCCATCTTCACCCCCATCAAGAATGTGAAATACGCTATTGAAAATACGCGTGTGGAACAACGCACCGACTACGAAAAACTCCTGATGGACGTTGCCACTGATGGTACTATCCACCCGGAAGAAGCGGTGAAACAAGCCAGCCGCATCCTGATCCAGCACCTGATGATCATCACTGATGAGAACATCACTTTCGACAACAAGGAAGACAAGAAAGAAGATGTGGTGGATGAGCAAATGCTGCAGCTGCGCAAGATCCTGAAGACCCCGCTGGAAGACCTGGATCTGTCCGTACGTGCTTTCAACTGTCTGAAGGCCGCCAAGATCAATTCGCTCAGCGAACTGGTACAGTACGAACAGGAAGACCTGATGAAATTCCGCAACTTTGGTCAGAAATCACTGGCTGAAATTGAGCAGGTGCTGGCTGAACGCGGTCTGCACTTTGGAATGGACCTCAGCAAGCTGGGCCTGGATAAAGAAGAACTGTAA
- the rpsD gene encoding 30S ribosomal protein S4, producing MARYTGPKTRICRIFGEPILGSGKYLSKNSNPPGQHGPTKKRKAPGEYALQLKEKQKAKYTYGVLEKQFRRTFEEASRRKGATGEILMKLLEARLDNAVYRLGIAPSRPAARQLVAHKHITVNGEVVNVPSFQLRPGDQIGIKEKDKTNVSITGIFRGKNAKFSWLDWNEGEMTGTFVAYPERESVPENIKEQLIVELYSK from the coding sequence ATGGCACGTTATACCGGACCGAAGACAAGAATCTGCCGCATTTTTGGCGAGCCCATTTTAGGTAGTGGTAAATACCTGAGCAAAAACAGCAATCCTCCCGGTCAGCACGGCCCCACCAAGAAGCGTAAAGCTCCCGGTGAATACGCCCTGCAGCTGAAGGAAAAGCAAAAAGCCAAATACACTTACGGTGTACTGGAAAAACAATTCCGCAGAACTTTTGAAGAAGCTTCCCGTCGTAAAGGCGCTACCGGTGAGATCCTGATGAAACTCCTGGAAGCACGCCTGGACAACGCTGTATACCGCCTCGGTATCGCTCCTTCCCGTCCCGCTGCCCGTCAGCTGGTTGCCCACAAACACATTACCGTTAACGGTGAAGTGGTGAATGTACCCTCTTTCCAGCTGCGTCCCGGTGACCAGATTGGTATCAAAGAGAAAGACAAGACCAATGTTTCCATCACCGGCATATTCCGCGGCAAGAACGCGAAATTCAGCTGGCTGGACTGGAACGAAGGTGAAATGACCGGTACTTTTGTAGCTTACCCTGAACGTGAGAGTGTTCCTGAGAACATTAAGGAACAGTTGATTGTTGAATTGTATTCTAAGTAA
- the rpsK gene encoding 30S ribosomal protein S11, whose protein sequence is MAKAQASKGNSAKAAAKKRIVKVDSYGDAHISASFNNLIISITNKNGQVISWSSAGKMGFRGSKKNTPYAAQMASADASKTAFDAGVKKVDVYVKGPGAGRESSIRGLAQNGIEVVMIKDVTPLPHNGCRPPKKRRV, encoded by the coding sequence ATGGCAAAAGCACAAGCCAGCAAAGGCAACAGCGCAAAAGCCGCTGCGAAGAAAAGGATCGTTAAAGTTGATTCTTACGGTGATGCACATATCTCCGCCAGCTTCAACAACCTCATCATCAGCATCACTAACAAGAACGGCCAGGTGATCTCCTGGAGCAGCGCCGGTAAAATGGGCTTCCGTGGTTCCAAAAAGAACACACCGTATGCAGCCCAGATGGCTTCTGCTGATGCTTCCAAAACTGCTTTCGATGCAGGTGTTAAGAAAGTGGATGTTTACGTGAAAGGCCCCGGCGCCGGTCGTGAAAGCTCCATTCGTGGTCTCGCTCAGAACGGTATCGAAGTAGTGATGATCAAGGACGTTACCCCGCTGCCCCACAATGGCTGCCGTCCTCCCAAGAAAAGAAGAGTATAA
- the rpsM gene encoding 30S ribosomal protein S13 has translation MARIAGVDLPKNKRGEIGLTYIYGIGPSTAKYILDKAGIDFNKKVNAWDDDELNAIRTIITNEFKVEGQLRSEVQMSIKRLLDIACYRGLRHRKGLPVRGQRTRTNSRTRKGKRKTVAGKKKATKK, from the coding sequence ATGGCACGTATTGCCGGTGTAGACTTACCAAAAAACAAAAGAGGAGAAATCGGTCTTACCTATATTTATGGTATCGGTCCCTCAACTGCCAAATACATTCTGGACAAAGCAGGTATTGACTTTAACAAGAAAGTGAATGCCTGGGATGATGATGAGCTGAATGCTATCCGGACCATCATCACCAATGAGTTCAAAGTGGAAGGCCAGTTGCGTTCCGAAGTGCAGATGAGCATCAAGCGTTTGCTGGATATCGCCTGCTACCGTGGACTGCGTCATCGTAAAGGCCTGCCGGTTCGTGGTCAGCGTACCAGGACCAACAGCCGTACGAGGAAAGGTAAACGTAAGACGGTTGCCGGTAAGAAGAAAGCCACTAAGAAATAG
- the ykgO gene encoding type B 50S ribosomal protein L36 — protein sequence MKVRASIKKRSADCKIVRRKGRLYVINKKNPRFKQRQG from the coding sequence ATGAAAGTAAGAGCCTCCATTAAAAAACGTAGCGCCGATTGCAAGATCGTGAGAAGGAAAGGACGCCTGTATGTGATCAACAAAAAGAATCCCCGCTTCAAACAGCGCCAGGGATAA
- the infA gene encoding translation initiation factor IF-1, with amino-acid sequence MGKQPLIKQDGVIQEALSNAMFKVKLENGHEILATISGKMRMNYIRILPGDKVGVEMSPYDLSRGRIIFRYK; translated from the coding sequence ATGGGTAAACAACCGCTTATTAAACAGGATGGAGTAATTCAGGAAGCCTTGTCCAATGCTATGTTCAAGGTGAAGCTGGAAAATGGACATGAAATACTGGCAACGATCTCGGGAAAGATGCGGATGAACTACATCCGGATCCTGCCGGGTGACAAAGTGGGAGTGGAGATGAGCCCGTATGATCTGTCAAGGGGAAGGATCATCTTCAGGTATAAATAA
- a CDS encoding aldo/keto reductase, which yields MEYRQLGETDIQLSAITFGAWAIGGWMWGGADRKEAVKAIQAAYAEGITSIDTAPVYGQGLSEEIVAEAIKGIPRDKVQILTKFGLRWDVEQGEYYFDTKDNSGTPLKMYKLATRESVFRECEDCLRRLNTDYIDLFQIHWPDATTPIGETMQALADLQAEGKIRAAGVCNYSLDQLIEADDTIQLASDQVPYSMVLRDIEKDIVPYAIKERKSIIAYSPLQRGLLTGKIKPGHSFNEGDTREGNRFYTEESIIKVNAFLDKLRPLAQAKNASLSQLVIRWTIEQPAITVALVGARNTEQAVQNARAIDVKLTPEELRFINEQLKDSGF from the coding sequence ATGGAATACAGACAGTTAGGCGAAACGGATATTCAGTTATCTGCCATCACATTTGGCGCATGGGCTATTGGTGGCTGGATGTGGGGTGGAGCAGACAGGAAAGAGGCCGTAAAAGCTATCCAGGCAGCTTATGCAGAAGGCATTACTTCCATTGATACTGCACCTGTTTATGGGCAGGGCCTGAGTGAAGAGATTGTGGCGGAAGCTATCAAAGGTATTCCGCGCGACAAAGTGCAGATCCTGACAAAATTCGGACTGCGCTGGGATGTGGAACAGGGAGAATATTATTTTGATACGAAAGATAACAGCGGCACTCCGCTGAAGATGTATAAACTGGCTACCCGTGAAAGTGTGTTCAGGGAATGTGAGGACTGCCTGCGCCGCCTGAATACAGATTATATTGACCTTTTCCAGATCCACTGGCCGGATGCTACCACGCCGATCGGAGAAACTATGCAGGCGCTGGCCGATCTGCAGGCCGAAGGTAAGATCCGGGCGGCAGGGGTATGTAACTATTCCCTGGACCAGCTGATAGAGGCGGATGATACCATCCAGCTGGCTTCCGACCAGGTGCCCTACAGCATGGTGCTGCGGGATATTGAAAAGGATATTGTTCCCTACGCTATCAAAGAAAGGAAATCTATCATTGCCTATAGCCCGCTGCAACGGGGCCTGCTGACCGGCAAGATCAAACCCGGTCACTCCTTCAATGAAGGAGATACCCGGGAGGGCAATCGTTTCTATACGGAAGAGAGCATTATTAAAGTAAATGCCTTCCTGGATAAGTTGCGGCCCCTGGCCCAGGCCAAAAATGCAAGCCTGAGCCAGCTGGTGATCCGCTGGACCATTGAGCAGCCGGCTATCACGGTGGCGCTGGTGGGTGCGCGGAACACAGAGCAGGCTGTGCAGAATGCCCGTGCTATTGACGTGAAACTGACCCCTGAAGAGCTGCGGTTCATCAATGAACAGTTGAAAGACAGCGGGTTTTAA